In the genome of Calliopsis andreniformis isolate RMS-2024a chromosome 10, iyCalAndr_principal, whole genome shotgun sequence, one region contains:
- the LOC143184943 gene encoding uncharacterized protein LOC143184943 produces MLDPSVLTDLEELTLCSYCKQKYNDAEQCPKYLSCKHYFCLRCIENNLLKGRELFCAHCWKRTDLGDQGPDALPTHSSLLALANNLSHLKITANNTSGKTNDKERKSENCHTHGMPLALWCATCCTALCRACATPQEHPGHQIKSQTDAKEQLVSDVQLELVAMGKLSTEIQRLAMQQREFLIKVLEACVTLKTHVETDLQNGWSHFPEITDARETLGKAKASLQMIDSPSDVYSLHSQLIIEKQRLQSKYQEMMLQCQLDDLIGNSGVVFDFALLKQALAGIHTGEPIVSQGASNGGRLPNHLAASQNPILFLANYCMSQLYSRHVVSKQHMQNGSIEYHSSMMQPQSAPPGSVHVHQGPPPPATPQQLLIPPGSPSVKPVPPAPPNAMLHPQQQSTFIPEGVSTGGGGLVTVHSSSQPPSSGITASLRGPSNPYPLYYFNIEVNGSPHGRIVIEVRPDAAPKMAKNFSVLATGEVGVGYKGCTIFQCWEGESVITGDFELNNGRGGRSIFEDGYFMPDDTKFPAVRGAVGMRRTQKRHDNLGMVGSQFRIILQEMRGFTGIFGHVVEGLELVEKISTFGDQTGKPTKNILITKCGKL; encoded by the exons ATGCTGGATCCGAGCGTACTAACGGATTTAGAAGAACTGACGCTTTGCAGTTATTGCAAGCAGAAGTATAACGATGCGGAACAATGCCCAAAATACCTTAGTTGCAAACATTATTTCTGTCTGCGTTGCATAGAAAATAATTTGTTAAAGGGACGTGAGTTGTTTTGCGCGCACTGCTGGAAAAGAACGGATCTGGGTGATCAAGGTCCCGATGCTCTACCAACGCATTCTTCTCTTCTTGCCCTAGCTAACAATTTATCACACTTAAAAATTACGGCGAACAACACATCCGGGAAAACTAACGACAAAGAGAGAAAG AGTGAAAATTGTCACACACACGGAATGCCCCTAGCATTATGGTGTGCGACATGTTGTACGGCACTTTGTAGAGCATGCGCGACTCCACAGGAACACCCAGGTCACCAGATTAAATCGCAGACTGATGCCAAAGAACAACTCGTATCCGAC GTTCAATTGGAGTTGGTTGCTATGGGAAAGCTATCGACCGAGATTCAAAGACTGGCTATGCAACAACGAGAATTCTTAATAAAAGTGTTGGAGGCATGTGTGACGTTGAAAACACACGTTGAAACCGATCTTCAGAACGGCTGGAGTCATTTCCCCGAAATAACGGACGCGCGGGAAACTCTCGGGAAAGCAAAAGCTAGTCTACAGATGATCGATAGTCCTAGCGATGTATACAGTTTGCACTCGCAGCTTATAATCGAGAAACAAAGATTGCAATCAAAATATCAAGAAATGATGCTACAATGTCAGTTGGATGACTTAATAGGCAACTCGGGAGTGGTTTTCGATTTTGCATTATTGAAGCAAGCATTAGCTGGAATTCACACAGGAGAACCGATAGTTTCTCAAGGTGCAAGTAACGGCGGTAGATTACCAAATCATTTGGCGGCTTCACAAAATCCGATATTGTTCCTCGCAAATTATTGCATGTCGCAGCTATACTCGAGACATGTAGTTAGTAAACAACACATGCAAAACGGTTCTATAGAGTATCACTCAAGTATGATGCAACCGCAATCAGCACCACCAGGATCCGTTCACGTTCACCAAGGTCCACCGCCACCAGCAACCCCGCAACAACTTCTTATTCCACCTGGCTCGCCGTCCGTTAAACCCGTTCCGCCCGCGCCTCCGAACGCGATGttacatcctcaacaacaatCGACATTTATACCAGAAGGAGTCAGTACTGGTGGCGGAGGTTTGGTAACCGTCCACTCGTCCTCTCAACCACCGTCCAGCGGAATAACAGCATCGCTTCGAGGACCTTCGAACCCTTATCCTCTCTATTATTTTAACATCGAAGTGAACGGATCTCCACATGGTCGTATCGTGATAGAAGTGAGGCCGGACGCGGCGCCGAAAATGGCTAAGAATTTTAGTGTACTCGCAACCGGTGAAGTTGGAGTCGGTTACAAAGGTTGCACGATCTTTCAGTGCTGGGAAGGCGAGTCCGTGATCACGGGTGATTTCGAATTAAATAATGGTCGAGGAGGAAGAAGCATATTCGAGGATGGATACTTTATGCCGGACGACACGAAATTTCCAGCAGTGAGAGGCGCAGTAGGGATGCGGAGAACGCAAAAACGACACGATAACCTTGGCATGGTGGGTTCGCAGTTTCGTATAATACTGCAAGAGATGCGTGGATTTACGGGTATCTTCGGGCACGTGGTCGAAGGCTTAGAGCTAGTTGAGAAGATATCTACGTTTGGCGATCAAACCGGTAAACCGACGAAGAATATTCTAATAACAAAATGCGGTAAATTGTAA
- the LOC143184676 gene encoding EKC/KEOPS complex subunit TPRKB — protein sequence MKMDTYTEPLDSETEMFCTLYLFTNVQNSDEIHGKLINGELCCTIIKASLIADTFHVLVAANKAAINAKMNQLVTRSIYTEVLFNLSISKNITHSLKEFGINNNDKNILVVLIHKKNDEKLMSKLLTDNIKGDNISVSRLSEFTDHELIKKVYKIDKNELAVSNLTKSVVSRISCKDFILVK from the coding sequence atgaaaatGGATACTTATACAGAACCATTAGACTCAGAAACCGAAATGTTTTGCACATTATATTTATTCACAAATGTACAAAATTCTGATGAAATACATGGAAAACTCATTAACGGAGAACTCTGCTGCACTATTATAAAAGCATCACTTATAGCAGATACTTTTCATGTATTAGTAGCTGCCAATAAAGCTGCAATTAATGCAAAAATGAATCAACTTGTCACAAGAAGCATATATACTGAAGTTTTATTTAATCTATCAATTTCAAAGAACATAACGCATTCATTGAAGGAATTTggcattaataataatgataaaaacatATTAGTAGTACTAATACATAaaaaaaatgatgaaaaatTAATGTCAAAATTACTTACAGACAACATAAAAGGAGATAATATATCAGTTTCTAGACTATCTGAATTTACAGATCATGAATTGataaaaaaagtatataaaattgataaaaatgaaCTGGCTGTTTCTAATTTAACTAAGTCGGTTGTATCTAGAATTAGTTGTAAAGATTTTATATTGGTAAAATAA